One Pseudomonadota bacterium genomic window carries:
- the htpG gene encoding molecular chaperone HtpG, giving the protein MTTDTPAAETHEFQTEVKQLLQLMIHSLYSNKEIFLRELISNASDACDKLRFEALSNDALFDGDSDLGIDVAFDSEAGTVTVRDNGIGMNRDEVIANIGTIARSGTRQFLDAMTGDQKQDSNLIGQFGVGFYSAFVVADHVELTTRRAGTDEAVKWASDGSGSYTLEAVDGAARGTEVVLHLRDDDTEFVNDWRLRSLIKKYSDHVTFPIRMLAQSFDATSEDDDEDATPSEPTWETVNSSSALWARSKNEIEDDEYKAFYQQVCNDYEDPMAWSHNRVEGKYDYTSLLYIPARAPFDLYEREQTQGVRLYVQRVFIMEDPEKLMPRYLRFVRGVVDSSDLPLNVSREILQSNKVLDAIRSGSVKKVLGLLDNLASDQPEQYAAFWEQFGRALKEGPGEDFANREQIAKLLRFASTHRDTDTQSVSLEDYIGRMAEGQDKIYYVTADTFAAAKNSPHLELLRKKGIEVLLMFDRVDEWLMSHLNEFDGKRFVSAAKGDLGLGDVADDDEKKAQEASEENAKGLVERIKAALGDQVDDVKVSHRLTSSPACLVLGEQDMALHMQQLLKQAGHDVPSSKPVLEINPEHAVVQRMDAEPDEDRFGDWVSLLYDQAVLAEGGQLEDGAGFVRRLNDMLLSG; this is encoded by the coding sequence ATGACAACCGACACGCCTGCCGCGGAAACGCACGAGTTTCAGACCGAGGTCAAACAGCTCCTCCAGCTGATGATCCACTCGCTGTACTCGAACAAGGAGATCTTCCTCCGCGAGCTGATTTCCAACGCGTCCGACGCCTGCGACAAGCTGCGCTTCGAGGCCTTGTCGAATGACGCGCTGTTCGACGGTGACAGCGACCTCGGCATCGACGTGGCCTTCGACAGCGAGGCCGGCACCGTGACGGTGCGTGACAACGGCATCGGCATGAACCGCGACGAGGTGATTGCCAACATCGGCACGATTGCCCGCTCGGGCACGCGACAGTTCCTCGACGCGATGACCGGTGACCAGAAGCAGGACAGCAACCTGATCGGCCAGTTCGGCGTCGGTTTCTACTCGGCGTTCGTGGTAGCCGATCACGTCGAACTCACCACCCGCCGGGCCGGGACTGATGAGGCCGTGAAGTGGGCCTCCGACGGCAGCGGTTCCTATACGCTCGAGGCGGTCGACGGCGCGGCGCGCGGCACCGAAGTGGTGTTGCACCTGCGCGACGACGACACCGAGTTCGTCAATGACTGGCGCTTGCGCTCGTTGATCAAGAAGTACAGCGATCACGTCACCTTCCCCATTCGCATGCTGGCGCAATCGTTTGACGCGACGTCCGAGGACGATGACGAAGACGCCACGCCGAGCGAGCCGACCTGGGAGACGGTGAACTCGTCCTCTGCGCTCTGGGCGCGTTCCAAGAACGAGATCGAGGACGACGAGTACAAGGCCTTCTACCAGCAGGTCTGCAACGACTACGAGGACCCGATGGCCTGGTCGCACAACCGGGTCGAGGGCAAGTACGACTACACGAGCCTGCTCTACATCCCTGCGCGGGCCCCGTTCGACCTCTACGAGCGCGAGCAGACCCAGGGCGTGCGGCTCTACGTGCAACGGGTTTTCATCATGGAAGACCCGGAAAAGCTCATGCCGCGCTACCTGCGCTTCGTGCGCGGCGTGGTCGATTCGAGCGACCTGCCGTTGAACGTCTCGCGCGAGATCCTGCAGAGCAACAAGGTGCTCGACGCCATCCGCAGCGGGTCGGTCAAGAAGGTGCTCGGCCTGCTCGACAACCTGGCCTCGGACCAGCCCGAGCAGTACGCGGCGTTCTGGGAGCAGTTCGGTCGGGCCCTGAAAGAAGGGCCGGGTGAGGATTTCGCCAACCGCGAGCAGATCGCCAAATTGCTGCGCTTCGCCTCGACGCACAGGGACACCGACACCCAGTCCGTCTCGCTCGAGGACTACATCGGGCGCATGGCCGAGGGCCAGGACAAGATCTACTACGTCACCGCCGACACCTTTGCTGCAGCCAAGAACAGCCCGCACCTCGAACTGCTGCGCAAGAAGGGCATCGAGGTGCTGCTGATGTTCGATCGCGTCGACGAGTGGCTGATGTCGCACCTGAACGAGTTCGATGGCAAGCGCTTCGTCTCGGCTGCCAAGGGCGACCTCGGGCTGGGCGACGTGGCCGACGACGACGAGAAGAAAGCGCAGGAGGCCTCTGAGGAAAACGCCAAGGGGCTGGTCGAGCGCATCAAGGCTGCACTCGGTGATCAGGTGGACGACGTCAAGGTGTCGCACCGTCTGACCAGTTCACCTGCGTGCCTGGTGCTCGGTGAGCAGGACATGGCCCTTCACATGCAGCAGCTGCTCAAGCAGGCGGGCCACGACGTGCCCTCGAGCAAACCCGTGCTCGAGATCAACCCCGAGCACGCCGTCGTGCAGCGCATGGACGCCGAGCCCGACGAGGACCGGTTTGGCGACTGGGTGAGCTTGTTGTACGACCAGGCGGTGTTGGCCGAGGGCGGTCAGCTCGAAGACGGTGCCGGTTTCGTGCGGCGCCTGAACGACATGCTGTTGTCGGGCTGA
- a CDS encoding YcgL domain-containing protein, whose product MDCFVYKGGLKPDCYLYVATKGVFDAVPSALLEQLGTLELVLQFDLHPERTLAQEDARSVITSLNERGFHLQMPPPPEQLPH is encoded by the coding sequence ATGGACTGCTTCGTCTACAAGGGCGGGCTCAAGCCCGACTGCTACCTCTATGTCGCGACCAAGGGCGTGTTCGATGCAGTCCCTTCTGCCTTGCTGGAACAACTTGGCACCCTGGAGCTCGTGCTGCAGTTCGACCTGCACCCCGAGCGCACGTTGGCGCAGGAAGACGCCCGCAGCGTCATCACCAGCCTGAACGAGCGCGGATTCCACTTGCAGATGCCGCCCCCACCCGAACAGCTCCCACACTGA
- a CDS encoding EAL domain-containing protein translates to MSTERSSVGPLSAAVAAALPTTATAADAATADALLTALRDPGIATALGVGIGVGALLAVLLRRKTAAAAPTTTDTDTDLPNRPLGQWTGLCHALSVRTGARLVCIHISDDGLECALKAAWQATGDTHATLNFTLPPPSNETRVYNADRAPLPSVTQIAASGAVAGVSVPVLSPSRRPVGWLSAFFDHVELDPGGQAAAHETAALVGALHHLASTPTVNVPPGLATGLSCVPAAVALRDEHGNLLESNDSFRILFADCDDEDQTQLDGIEEDASLLPSALEALYTAEHEVRRRSTAVVRALAIEQNGRRINCCFLGSPLFHDGRITGYASVVLDTGLDTDSLSALPTSQEQRALQTLRAIGEAVISLDTDGGIRHLNPAAERLIGLELADAIDRPFVDACALRDASTGEPFDLHSYLKRAVPSVQVDCVLEAASAPATGSDPATPARAAMDLSTTQQSARRVHLTLSSVLDRGGTPIGAAVTLSDITLQHRITNQLMHQATHDPVTALINRQQFISTLEAALRTVQTEGHDQVLVQIDLDDFKLINDGVGHFAGDALLAQLTPLIQRHIQPDDVLGRLGGDEFGLLLMHTDIVRAKAVADRITSELSAFKFEWSGKRYDVRASIGLTPVLADVPSAMELMQRADVACQTAKDSPHWDVFIYGSGDSEPARKHGTMQMVNVLHHALEHDGFCLFAQPIIALDASVRARGTQHYELLLRMLDPNGQAVSPGRFLGAAERYGLTSKIDRWVIENALALAGNTFHEHGYEFGVNLSGSSLSDPTLLDFISREMNRYDFQNNCLCFEITETEAIVDLDVARHVILSLRDRGCRFALDDFGSGLSSFTYLKHLPVDYLKIDGSFVKDMVSNPVDQSIVEQIHLVGKRLGLPTVAEFVEDRDTLHMIRKLGIDYAQGHLFAKPKAIETVFASSTTSP, encoded by the coding sequence TTGTCCACTGAACGCTCTTCCGTTGGCCCGCTCTCCGCTGCCGTGGCCGCCGCGCTGCCCACCACCGCCACCGCTGCAGACGCCGCCACCGCCGACGCCCTGCTGACCGCGTTGCGCGACCCGGGCATCGCCACGGCGCTGGGTGTCGGCATTGGCGTAGGCGCTCTGCTGGCCGTGCTGCTCCGCCGCAAGACCGCCGCGGCCGCGCCCACCACAACAGACACGGACACCGACCTCCCCAACCGCCCGCTTGGCCAGTGGACCGGCCTCTGCCACGCCTTGAGCGTACGCACCGGCGCGCGACTGGTGTGCATCCACATCAGTGACGACGGCCTGGAGTGCGCGCTGAAGGCGGCCTGGCAAGCAACCGGCGACACGCACGCCACGCTGAATTTCACCCTGCCGCCGCCGTCAAACGAAACGCGCGTGTACAACGCCGACCGCGCGCCGCTGCCCTCGGTGACCCAGATTGCCGCCAGCGGCGCGGTCGCCGGCGTGAGCGTCCCGGTCCTCTCACCGAGCCGCCGGCCGGTTGGCTGGCTGAGCGCGTTTTTCGACCACGTCGAGCTCGACCCGGGCGGCCAGGCCGCAGCGCACGAGACCGCCGCACTCGTCGGCGCGCTCCACCACCTCGCCAGCACACCGACCGTGAACGTCCCGCCCGGACTCGCGACGGGACTCTCCTGCGTGCCAGCCGCCGTTGCGCTGCGCGACGAGCACGGCAACCTGCTCGAGAGCAACGACAGCTTTCGCATCCTGTTTGCCGACTGCGACGACGAGGACCAGACCCAACTCGACGGCATCGAGGAGGACGCGTCGCTGCTGCCGAGCGCGCTCGAGGCGCTGTACACCGCCGAACACGAGGTCCGTCGGCGCAGCACCGCCGTCGTGCGTGCCCTGGCCATCGAGCAGAACGGCCGACGCATCAACTGCTGCTTTCTCGGCAGCCCGCTGTTTCACGACGGCCGCATCACGGGCTACGCCAGCGTGGTGCTCGACACCGGGCTCGACACCGACAGCCTCAGCGCCCTGCCAACCAGCCAGGAACAACGCGCACTGCAGACCTTGCGCGCGATCGGCGAGGCGGTCATCTCGCTCGACACCGACGGCGGCATTCGCCACCTCAACCCGGCCGCCGAGCGCTTGATCGGCCTCGAGCTCGCCGATGCGATCGACCGCCCCTTCGTCGATGCATGCGCGCTGCGCGACGCGAGCACGGGCGAACCTTTCGACTTGCACAGCTACCTCAAGCGCGCGGTCCCCAGTGTTCAGGTCGACTGCGTGCTCGAAGCCGCCTCGGCGCCGGCAACCGGCAGCGACCCCGCGACGCCGGCCCGAGCGGCGATGGACCTCTCGACCACCCAGCAGAGCGCGCGTCGCGTGCACCTCACACTGAGCAGCGTGCTGGACCGCGGCGGCACACCGATCGGCGCCGCCGTCACGCTCAGTGATATCACGCTCCAGCACCGCATCACCAACCAGCTGATGCACCAGGCAACGCACGACCCGGTCACCGCGTTGATCAACCGCCAGCAGTTCATCTCGACGCTCGAGGCGGCGCTGCGCACGGTCCAGACCGAAGGGCATGACCAGGTCCTCGTGCAGATCGACCTCGACGATTTCAAGCTCATCAACGACGGCGTCGGCCACTTCGCGGGCGACGCGCTGTTGGCCCAACTGACGCCGTTGATACAGCGCCACATCCAGCCCGACGATGTGCTGGGCCGACTCGGTGGCGACGAATTCGGCCTGCTGCTGATGCACACCGACATCGTGCGCGCCAAGGCCGTGGCCGACCGCATCACCTCCGAGCTGTCGGCGTTCAAATTCGAGTGGAGCGGCAAACGCTACGACGTGCGTGCCAGCATCGGCCTCACACCGGTGCTCGCCGACGTGCCGAGCGCGATGGAGCTGATGCAACGCGCGGATGTGGCGTGTCAAACCGCCAAGGATTCACCCCACTGGGATGTGTTCATCTACGGCTCGGGCGACTCCGAGCCGGCACGCAAGCACGGCACCATGCAGATGGTCAACGTGCTGCACCACGCGCTCGAGCACGACGGCTTCTGCCTCTTTGCCCAACCCATCATCGCGCTCGATGCGTCGGTGCGGGCCCGCGGCACGCAACACTACGAGTTGTTGCTGCGCATGCTCGACCCCAACGGGCAGGCCGTCAGTCCGGGCCGGTTCCTCGGCGCAGCCGAGCGCTACGGCCTGACGAGCAAGATCGATCGCTGGGTCATCGAGAACGCGCTCGCCCTCGCGGGCAACACCTTCCACGAACACGGCTACGAGTTCGGTGTCAACCTGTCGGGGTCGTCGCTGAGCGACCCGACGCTGCTCGACTTCATCTCGCGCGAGATGAACCGCTACGACTTCCAGAACAACTGCCTGTGCTTCGAGATCACCGAGACCGAGGCCATCGTCGACCTGGACGTCGCGCGGCACGTGATCCTCTCGCTGCGGGACCGTGGCTGCCGCTTTGCGCTGGACGACTTCGGCAGCGGGTTGTCGTCCTTCACGTACCTCAAACACCTGCCGGTGGACTACCTGAAAATCGACGGTAGCTTCGTCAAGGACATGGTCAGCAACCCGGTCGACCAGAGCATCGTCGAACAGATCCACCTGGTCGGCAAGCGCCTTGGGTTGCCGACGGTGGCGGAGTTCGTCGAAGACCGAGACACCCTGCACATGATTCGCAAGCTCGGCATCGACTACGCGCAGGGCCACCTGTTTGCCAAACCCAAGGCGATCGAGACGGTCTTCGCCTCGAGCACCACGTCGCCCTGA
- the rplS gene encoding 50S ribosomal protein L19: MANIIDVLNQEQLKQDLPTFGPGDTVVVQVKVREGARERLQAFEGVVIAKKNRGLNSSFTVRKISHGEGVERVFQTHSPLVDSITVKRRGDVRQAKLYYLRDRQGRSARIKEKLG, encoded by the coding sequence ATGGCCAACATCATCGATGTGTTGAATCAGGAACAACTCAAACAGGACCTGCCGACGTTCGGCCCGGGCGACACCGTGGTGGTGCAGGTGAAGGTGCGTGAGGGCGCTCGCGAGCGACTTCAGGCCTTCGAAGGTGTGGTGATCGCGAAAAAGAACCGCGGCCTCAACTCGTCCTTCACCGTGCGCAAGATCTCGCACGGCGAGGGTGTCGAGCGCGTCTTCCAGACCCACAGCCCGCTGGTTGACAGCATCACGGTCAAGCGTCGCGGCGACGTGCGTCAGGCGAAGCTGTACTACCTGCGCGACCGGCAGGGCCGCTCCGCTCGGATCAAGGAAAAGCTCGGCTGA
- a CDS encoding cytochrome c: MKKTMLALAAAALISAGTVMAADPVAGKTKFETCLGCHGINKWVNAYPTFLVPKLAGQHADYLVAALKAYRERDRPHATMHANAAQLSDEDIADIAAFLSELKP; encoded by the coding sequence ATGAAGAAAACCATGCTTGCATTGGCAGCGGCGGCGCTGATTTCAGCGGGCACAGTGATGGCGGCCGATCCAGTGGCTGGCAAGACCAAATTCGAAACGTGTTTGGGGTGCCATGGCATCAACAAGTGGGTGAACGCCTACCCGACCTTCCTGGTGCCCAAGCTGGCTGGTCAGCATGCCGACTACCTCGTTGCTGCGCTCAAGGCCTACCGCGAGAGGGACCGCCCCCATGCGACGATGCACGCCAATGCTGCTCAACTGAGCGATGAGGACATCGCCGACATTGCGGCGTTCTTGTCTGAACTGAAACCCTAA
- a CDS encoding cytochrome c has translation MKIFTSLSVAALLVTGGPVFATGDVVRGQELSTTCAACHGADGNSVIPTNPKLAGQYDSYLVHALKSYRSGARDNALMSGFAANLSDQDIADLAAYFASQTPSVGVVQRGN, from the coding sequence ATGAAGATTTTCACCTCTCTTTCAGTGGCTGCGCTGCTCGTCACCGGCGGGCCGGTGTTCGCCACCGGGGACGTCGTGCGTGGGCAGGAATTGTCCACGACCTGTGCGGCTTGCCACGGCGCCGATGGCAACAGCGTGATTCCGACGAACCCGAAACTGGCCGGCCAGTACGACAGTTACCTGGTGCACGCGCTCAAGAGTTACCGAAGCGGGGCGCGCGACAATGCGCTGATGAGCGGGTTTGCCGCGAACCTCAGCGATCAGGACATCGCCGATCTCGCGGCGTACTTCGCCTCGCAAACCCCGTCGGTGGGTGTGGTGCAGCGCGGCAACTGA